The following coding sequences lie in one Sorghum bicolor cultivar BTx623 chromosome 6, Sorghum_bicolor_NCBIv3, whole genome shotgun sequence genomic window:
- the LOC8080307 gene encoding uncharacterized protein LOC8080307 → MSDIAKRDFEMLAVDGSNYLTWATDIEIRLDGMGLDHTIVQPEAGKDERTKQDKAKALHYLRHHLHPDLKCEYMTEKDPLVLWQSLKDRFSQQLTIVLPRAQQDWINLRFQDFKSVAAYNSALHRIVTKLRLCGQKIIDADMIKKTLSTFHPGNILIQQQYRNSRYTKYSELSEVLSVAEQQNEVLMNNHSARPTGSIAVPEAHANVAESSRNRKRGRGKGRWKGKKGAMFKVKGKGKPKGRFDPKKERGDHSGEEQGDCYRCGAKRHWSRNCRTPKHLVDLYQQSKNKNKGQHESHFLTEPEARPEKHDDGVVGASGDVRMDESEDNLLDDFDIFGDLQ, encoded by the coding sequence ATGTCGGACATCGCAAAGAGGGATTTCGAGATGCTCGCCGTGGATGGTAGCAACTACCTCACTTGGGCGACCGACATCGAGATCAGACTCGATGGCATGGGCCTCGATCATACCATTGTCCAGCCTGAAGCTGGCAAGGATGAGCGCACAAAGCAGGACAAGGCAAAAGCGTTGCATTACCTGCGACACCACCTTCATCCTGActtgaagtgcgagtacatgacGGAGAAGGACCCGCTAGTCTTGTGGCAGTCCCTGAAGGATCGCTTCAGCCAGCAGCTGACCATTGTGCTCCCTAGAGCACAACAAGACTGGATCAACCTACGCTTCCAAGACTTCAAGTCTGTGGCAGCGTACAACTCCGCATTGCACAGGATTGTGACCAAACTGCGTCTATGTGGCCAGAAGATCATTGACGCTGATATGATCAAGAAGACCTTGTCCACCTTCCACCCCGGCAACATTTTAATTCAACAACAGTATAGAAACTCAAGGTACACCAAGTACTCTGAGTTGAGTGAAGTACTATCTGTTGCCGAGCAACAGAATGAAGTTCTCATGAACAATCATTCTGCCCGGCCTACTGGTTCCATAGCTGTGCCTGAAGCACATGCCAATGTTGCTGAGAGTTCTCGCAACCGCAAGAGGGGCCGTGGAAAGGGAAGGTGGAAGGGGAAGAAGGGTGCCATGTTCAAGGTCAAAGGAAAGGGAAAGCCCAAAGGTAGGTTCGACCCCAAGAAGGAAAGAGGTGACCACAGTGGGGAAGAGCAAGGCGATTGCTATAGATGTGGAGCAAAGAGGCATTGGTCCCGTAATTGCCGCACCCCCAAACACCTCGTTGACCTTTACCAGCAGAGCAAAAACAAGAATAAAGGTCAGCATGAGTCCCACTTCCTCACTGAGCCTGAAGCTCGGCCTGAGAAGCACGACGACGGGGTCGTCGGTGCAAGTGGAGACGTCCGAATGGACGAGAGTGAGGACAACCTTCTTGatgactttgatatatttggagACCTGCAGTAA